From Salvelinus sp. IW2-2015 linkage group LG18, ASM291031v2, whole genome shotgun sequence, a single genomic window includes:
- the LOC111978809 gene encoding receptor activity-modifying protein 1 has product MIFLLLFPVLVLGENQLQSNVSSNVTFEDNESFQDQEHFHVFXHCNESLLEEVIYFICREQFLSEMKDINKELWCEWDXVIRQYNELTKCIESCTTYLGCYFPNQVVQDFFIQIHSSFFQACPEEEQLFPDAPSGVVLTLTLIPVSLIPILVFLVVWKSKICD; this is encoded by the exons ATGATCTTCCTACTGCTCTTCCCTGTCCTCGTCTTAG GTGAAAATCAATTACAAAGCAATGTCTCATCGAATGTAACATTTGAAGATAATG AAAGTTTTCAGGATCAGGAGCATTTCCATGTTTTTCYCCACTGCAATGAGAGCCTCCTAGAAGAAGTCATCTACTTCATMTGCAGGGAACAgtttctctctgaaatgaaagacATCAACAAGGAACTCTGGTGTGAATGGGACCAWGTCATCAG ACAATACAATGAGCTGACCAAATGTATCGAGAGCTGCACCACCTACTTAGGATGTTACTTCCCGAACCAAGTGGTGCAAGACTTCTTCATCCAGATCCATTCCAGCTTCTTCCAGGCATGTCCGGAGGAGGAGCAGTTATTTCCTGATGCCCCCTCCGGTGTTGTGCTTACCCTTACCCTCATTCCAGTSAGTCTCATCCCCATCTTGGTTTTCCTAGTGGTCTGGAAGAGCAAGATCTGCGACTAA
- the ccr10 gene encoding LOW QUALITY PROTEIN: C-C chemokine receptor type 10 (The sequence of the model RefSeq protein was modified relative to this genomic sequence to represent the inferred CDS: substituted 1 base at 1 genomic stop codon): MDXDHSLVTGDYFDYNETSTXGYKLIERCEASEQQLTIKVFQTCVFLVVFLLGLLGNSLVIATFVLYRRMRLRSMTDIFLFQLAIADLLLLLTLPIQAGDTLLGHWAFGDTLCKATHASYAVNTYSGLLLLACISVDRYMVVARTQEVLRLRSRMLTGGKLASLGVWLTALLLSLPEILFSGVEREQEGEAHCGMNVWVEESWRVKTATRCAQIAGFCLPFLVMVACYSLIGRVLCEGRGRGGWRRQRTLRLMVVLVAVFLLFQLPYTVVLSLKVAGPGAASQTCDQWAATLLREYVTCTLAYTRCCLNPLLYALVGVRFRSDVLKLLHGIGCLCWGVSGPHLESCTSGSPSSLGLTTLSPLPPTSPLLLPPDTLXHSVKYQPPTASHPXGPTKVFLFPSRPTLPSDGLLQSTVSKTKPV, encoded by the coding sequence ATGGATTARGATCACAGCCTGGTGACAGGGGACTACTTTGACTACAACGAGACTTCCACCYGAGGCTACAAGCTCATTGAGCGTTGCGAAGCCAGCGAGCAACAGCTGACCATCAAGGTCTTCCAGACCTGTGTCTTCCTCGTGGTTTTTCTCCTGGGCCTGCTCGGCAACTCCCTGGTCATCGCCACCTTTGTTCTCTACCGCCGCATGCGTCTCCGCTCCATGACTGACATCTTCCTCTTCCAGCTGGCCATAGCCGACCTCCTCCTACTCCTTACCCTGCCCATCCAGGCTGGGGACACCCTCCTGGGCCACTGGGCCTTCGGCGATACCCTGTGCAAGGCAACGCATGCTAGCTACGCTGTCAACACCTACAGCGGGCTGCTGCTGTTAGCCTGCATTAGCGTAGACCGCTACATGGTGGTGGCTCGAACCCAGGAGGTGCTGAGGCTACGTAGCCGCATGCTAACGGGTGGCAAGCTGGCCTCGCTGGGCGTGTGGCTAACCGCCCTGCTCCTTAGCCTGCCCGAGATCCTCTTCTCCGGGGTGGAAAGAGAACAGGAGGGGGAGGCGCACTGCGGCATGAACGTGTGGGTGGAGGAGAGCTGGCGGGTCAAGACGGCCACCCGCTGCGCCCAGATTGCCGGCTTCTGCCTGCCCTTCCTTGTCATGGTAGCCTGCTACTCGCTGATTGGCCGAGTGCTGTGTGAGGGGCGGGGACGGGGGGGCTGGCGGCGCCAGCGGACCCTGAGGCTGATGGTGGTGCTGGTGGCCGTCTTCCTGCTCTTCCAGCTGCCCTACACCGTGGTGCTCTCCCTCAAGGTGGCAGGGCCAGGGGCTGCCAGTCAGACCTGCGATCAGTGGGCTGCCACACTGCTGAGGGAGTACGTGACTTGCACCCTGGCATATACKCGCTGCTGTCTCAACCCCCTCCTCTATGCCCTGGTGGGTGTCCGCTTCAGGAGCGACGTTCTGAAGCTGCTCCACGGCATTGGCTGCCTGTGCTGGGGCGTGTCTGGGCCTCATCTGGAGAGCTGTACCTCGGGGTCACCCTCCTCCCTGGGCTTAACCACCCTCTCCCCCCTGCCGCCCACCTCACCRCTGCTCCTACCCCCCGACACCCTGSCACACAGCGTCAAATATCAGCCTCCAACAGCAAGCCACCCCTKTGGCCCGACCAAGGTGTTTCTCTTCCCTAGTAGGCCTACCCTGCCCTCAGATGGCCTGCTTCAGTCCACTGTCTCCAAAACCAAACCGGTCTAA